The Aedes albopictus strain Foshan chromosome 2, AalbF5, whole genome shotgun sequence region aataaaaaaaaatccccgaatgTGAAATGTGTTTCGCTGTCCACCTTGCGAAAAATGTGGCTGGCCTGGCTGTCGTTGTTCGACTAGTACTGACTGTTCAGTAGGTACAGACGGATGTCTATCCTCTtcctgcaggtcctcctcgacgaCACCGGAATCTTGGACTGCTTCCCCGCCTTCTGTGTCTCTGATCCATTGCGAAATGTTGGACATTTTCTCGAGGTCCTCGTCGTCGAAATCTGTCTCGCTGTCACCttcgcattcctccaggattttgaacttctcctccaagaacttctgctcCAACTTCTTCTGTTCCTCAAGTTTCTGCAACCGCAAATCTAGCTTCCGTTTTTCGCTTCGTTTGCTGCTCTTCTTTCCGCATGATTTTGTTTCGCCGTTGTCCATTGGGGGTGGATTATCTGCCTGCAACACTGCTCGGACGTCTTTAGGAGGGATTAACTGTTCCGTCTCGTACTGTGCGGCCGGGCACACTGGACAAACCCAACTGATTTCGGCTATCCCTTCGGTGACTTCCACGCATGTAAAGTGGAACCATCTCTCGCAACCATCACACTGCACCATTCTGCTATTGTCACTATCTGCACACAACTCACAACTTCTGTACCGATTCGGACGCGCGCGACGGAACGGGTTACGCCTGACAACGACCTTTCCGCGTAGATTTGACAGAGATGCCCTTTTTCCCTGCTCGGCAATCAAAGCCGTTTGCTTCGGAATCGCTCCTTTAGAACTAAGTTTATTGGCTACGTCAGCATTTACCTGCGTGGTAGGAGGGGGGTTTCCTGCCTTTACCAGATCCGTTGAACTGTTGACCGCTACCGCTGCAGTGCGCAATGCACCGACTCCAAGGTTCGTTATGCCCATTGCTTCGCTCGTCGCGACCGCTGCTGCACTTGCAGCGACAATAGAGATGTTTCCTGGAGAACTTGCTGCGGTCGTTGGTACGGTCACTCGAGTTGGGATTACCGCTGCCGCGCCTGTTACGCTCGTTCCACCTTCCCGGTGGTTGTTGAACGTTCCGGCAGAACTGTTCTTGCCAGATCCAGTCTTCGAGCTCTTTCCGGACATCATACAAGAGCCGCAAAAGAATTTTGTAAGATGTTGGGCGGTAAGCGAATGTAGATTTCGTGAACTCTTTATTCCAATTTACACGGTAGGAACGGTTACAAAATTCCTGCAAGTTTACGATTTGCATTAATAATTACGTTTGGTTGTCTTAGTTACCTAACTCACTTTTGGTGATTCGCTATTGCCACCGTGATTATTTAGGAGCTGAGATACACTGACAATTAGTGCCTAATTAATAGAAATAGTATAAGGTTCAATAGCATATAGCGTATAAATTAAGACAATCTCACCACAGTTTGCTTGAGGATGATGGGTAGATAGATTCCAAGACTCTCGGGAAATGTAACTACACGCACCTATTTGTTGTGAATGTTTGTATAGTTTAAGTAATTGCATGTTCTGTTTAAGCTAACTAAGCGCATGTTCTCACCTTGTAGGTTTaggtaaaaaaaaatactgtttcaGTAAGAATGGAGTGAATGAACACTAGGTAATAAGATTTCACTGTAAATAGCATAATATAGGTTTATCAATAACACTAATTAGGCACA contains the following coding sequences:
- the LOC134289083 gene encoding uncharacterized protein LOC134289083; translated protein: MMSGKSSKTGSGKNSSAGTFNNHREGGTSVTGAAAVIPTRVTVPTTAASSPGNISIVAASAAAVATSEAMGITNLGVGALRTAAVAVNSSTDLVKAGNPPPTTQVNADVANKLSSKGAIPKQTALIAEQGKRASLSNLRGKVVVRRNPFRRARPNRYRSCELCADSDNSRMVQCDGCERWFHFTCVEVTEGIAEISWVCPVCPAAQYETEQLIPPKDVRAVLQADNPPPMDNGETKSCGKKSSKRSEKRKLDLRLQKLEEQKKLEQKFLEEKFKILEECEGDSETDFDDEDLEKMSNISQWIRDTEGGEAVQDSGVVEEDLQEEDRHPSVPTEQSVLVEQRQPGQPHFSQGGQRNTFHIRGFFFITEQVWAEGSPISMKISPELEVVDI